In Temnothorax longispinosus isolate EJ_2023e chromosome 2, Tlon_JGU_v1, whole genome shotgun sequence, one DNA window encodes the following:
- the LOC139808319 gene encoding uncharacterized protein isoform X1, with translation MWCLKGREDLCVYILPNQKKSFGKSLCDIKLEGDPTISRIHAVVSVEPTEESETQYRCVINDVSKYGTFVIRDNKKRKLLPDKFVLKVDDIVQFGLKESTFVVLCHSFVIARSSLGEQGIKKLQDIAQNLKATLSETWGNFCTHLTVAESTLFTPKLACALASAKPVVTNAYWEAVDVAVKESKELPKIEDFLPKLREDWLKVDPRKFLPDEKRRTLFKGLSFIHFCAKQYSANAPLITTAGGKSCVYPTKRPLTPRDLTAKNAIVILYPASDSTQLTQAIPADYPIIHRKLEAVKRRMISDSEIPIAVLHCNTETYCNPKYDFATYLKSETPNIFLSNTIIENTQDIVNTDTRQIKRKIIPETCDSPNNESVSKKVRFDESERNISGNIMTTQNTDNIESKCKIIPETCDSQTSKKSSKSSYPFDESERKCMSGTNESNIAMNNVQNASNKEMKCKMTVKTYDSQNNENISSQVFCESEQRYVSDTSRSNILTKIQNKSIIKNNYSSNEQKNISDSNTNNILPNDTNKHKIIPESCCSVEKNTSDIFSGKSNNKEVRIIPESCCSVEKNTSDIFSGKSNNKEVRIIPETCEFNEELVGNNAVTKKEHHIVELQEESMLQENEYGFQQQENSIVEKDNLNKNNDKFARWKSSKNAKTPHTVSINEINDSAATDINIKQGKENSLFEKGCSRVELQDSLKKQKLSPGCSSEKNQEDKRVKEDKIYTKDNKKEELRKTGGNKTYLNQGFTDKILRKDVPCGKKFIKLKTLRINKRDLRIYNGQLVFDERLGWD, from the exons ATGTGGTGTCTTAAAGGACGCGAAG ACTTGTGCgtttatattttaccaaatCAGAAAAAATCGTTTGGTAAATCATTGTGTGACATTAAGCTGGAGGGAGATCCCACAATTAGTAGAATTCATGCAGTAGTTTCTGTAGAACCAACAGAAGAATCAGAG ACACAATATAGATGCGTTATTAATGATGTATCTAAGTATGGAACCTTTGTTATAAGAGATAATAAGAAGAGAAAATTGCTTCCTGATAAGTTTGTTTTGAAAGTTGATGATATAGTACAGTTTGGTCTAAAGGAATCTACTTTTGT GGTGTTGTGTCATTCATTTGTAATTGCAAGATCCAGCTTGGGCGAACAAGGTATTAAGAAATTACAAGATATTGCGCAGAATTTGAAAGCAACATTATCTGAGACTTGGGGGAACTTTTGCACACATTTGACGGTGGCTGAAAGTACATTATTTACCCCAAAA ttAGCTTGTGCATTGGCATCCGCCAAACCTGTAGTCACAAATGCATATTGGGAAGCAGTTGACGTAGCTGTCAAAGAATCCAAAGAATTACCAAAAATCGAAGATTTTCTGCCAAAACTGAGAGAAGACTGGTTGAAAGTGGATCCAAGAAAGTTTTTACCGGACGAAAAGCGTAGAACATTGTTCAAAGGTCTCTCGTTTATCCACTTTTGTGCAAAACAGTATTCTGCAAATGCGCCGTTGATTACTACTGCAG gtGGCAAGTCATGTGTGTATCCCACGAAGAGACCTTTGACTCCCCGAGATCTCACTGCAAAAAATGCCATTGTCATACTATATCCTGCCAGTGATTCTACACAACTTACTCAAGCTATCCCAGCTGATTATCCAATCATTC ATCGCAAGTTAGAAGCTGTCAAACGTAGAATGATTTCTGATTCTGAAATTCCAATCGCGGTTCTACATTGCAACACGGAAACGTATTGCAATCCGAAATATGATTTCGCCACATATTTAAAATCAGAGACTccaaacatttttctctctaataCGATAATTGAGAATACACAGGATATTGTTAATACCGATACAAgacaaattaaaagaaaaataattcctgAAACTTGCGATTCTCCAAACAATGAGAGTGTTTCGAAAAAGGTTCGCTTTGACGAGAGTGAAAGGAATATTTCTGGCAATATTATGACGACGCAGAACACTGATAATATAGAAtctaaatgcaaaataattccCGAAACTTGTGATTCTCAAACTAGCAAGAAAAGTTCGAAAAGTTCCTATCCTTTTGACGAGAGTGAGAGGAAATGTATGTCCGGCACTAATGAGAGTAATATTGCAATGAACAACGTGCAGAATGCCAGTAACAAAGAAATGAAATGCAAAATGACTGTCAAAACTTATGATTCtcaaaataatgagaacatTTCAAGTCAGGTTTTTTGCGAAAGTGAACAAAGATATGTTTCCGATACCAGTAGAAGTAATATTCTTACGAAAATTCAGaacaaaagtattataaaaaataattactcttCTAACGAACAGAAGAATATTTCCGACAGTAacacgaataatattttacctaATGACACCaataaacacaaaattattCCCGAGAGCTGCTGttctgtagaaaaaaatacaagcgaTATTTTTTCTGGCAAGAGCAATAATAAAGAAGTTCGAATTATTCCCGAGAGCTGCTGttctgtagaaaaaaatacaagcgaTATTTTTTCTGGCAAGAGCAATAATAAAGAAGTTCGAATTATTCCCGAGACTTGCGAATTTAATGAAGAACTCGTTGGAAACAATGCTGTTACAAAAAAAGAGCATCATATTGTCGAATTACAAGAAGAAAGTATGCTGCAAGAAAATGAGTATGGATTTCAACAGCAAGAAAATTCGATTGTTGAAAAagacaatttaaataaaaataatgataaatttgcGAGATGGAAAAGCTCTAAAAATGCCAAAACTCCGCACACTGTATCCATAAACGAGATTAATGACAGCGCAGCaactgatataaatataaaacaaggaAAAGAAAACAGTCTATTTGAAAAAGGTTGCTCTAGAGTTGAGTTGCAAGATTCattgaaaaagcaaaaattgaGTCCAGGCTGCAgttctgaaaaaaatcaagaagatAAAAGAGTGAAAGAGGATAAGATATATACAAAAGATAATAAGAAAGAAGAACTTCGAAAAACA ggCGGTAACAAAACATATCTAAATCAAGGATTTACGGATAAGATATTACGGAAAGATGTACCTTGTggcaagaaatttataaag CTTAAGACTCTCAGAATTAATAAGCGAGATTTACGAATATACAACGGACAACTTGTGTTTGACGAACGTCTTGGATGGGATTAG
- the LOC139808319 gene encoding uncharacterized protein isoform X2, with protein MWCLKGREDLCVYILPNQKKSFGKSLCDIKLEGDPTISRIHAVVSVEPTEESETQYRCVINDVSKYGTFVIRDNKKRKLLPDKFVLKVDDIVQFGLKESTFVVLCHSFVIARSSLGEQGIKKLQDIAQNLKATLSETWGNFCTHLTVAESTLFTPKLACALASAKPVVTNAYWEAVDVAVKESKELPKIEDFLPKLREDWLKVDPRKFLPDEKRRTLFKGLSFIHFCAKQYSANAPLITTAGGKSCVYPTKRPLTPRDLTAKNAIVILYPASDSTQLTQAIPADYPIIHRKLEAVKRRMISDSEIPIAVLHCNTETYCNPKYDFATYLKSETPNIFLSNTIIENTQDIVNTDTRQIKRKIIPETCDSPNNESVSKKVRFDESERNISGNIMTTQNTDNIESKCKIIPETCDSQTSKKSSKSSYPFDESERKCMSGTNESNIAMNNVQNASNKEMKCKMTVKTYDSQNNENISSQVFCESEQRYVSDTSRSNILTKIQNKSIIKNNYSSNEQKNISDSNTNNILPNDTNKHKIIPESCCSVEKNTSDIFSGKSNNKEVRIIPESCCSVEKNTSDIFSGKSNNKEVRIIPETCEFNEELVGNNAVTKKEHHIVELQEESMLQENEYGFQQQENSIVEKDNLNKNNDKFARWKSSKNAKTPHTVSINEINDSAATDINIKQGKENSLFEKGCSRVELQDSLKKQKLSPGCSSEKNQEDKRVKEDKIYTKDNKKEELRKTGGNKTYLNQGFTDKILRKDVPCGKKFIKMFVMKPERILRRNDFVL; from the exons ATGTGGTGTCTTAAAGGACGCGAAG ACTTGTGCgtttatattttaccaaatCAGAAAAAATCGTTTGGTAAATCATTGTGTGACATTAAGCTGGAGGGAGATCCCACAATTAGTAGAATTCATGCAGTAGTTTCTGTAGAACCAACAGAAGAATCAGAG ACACAATATAGATGCGTTATTAATGATGTATCTAAGTATGGAACCTTTGTTATAAGAGATAATAAGAAGAGAAAATTGCTTCCTGATAAGTTTGTTTTGAAAGTTGATGATATAGTACAGTTTGGTCTAAAGGAATCTACTTTTGT GGTGTTGTGTCATTCATTTGTAATTGCAAGATCCAGCTTGGGCGAACAAGGTATTAAGAAATTACAAGATATTGCGCAGAATTTGAAAGCAACATTATCTGAGACTTGGGGGAACTTTTGCACACATTTGACGGTGGCTGAAAGTACATTATTTACCCCAAAA ttAGCTTGTGCATTGGCATCCGCCAAACCTGTAGTCACAAATGCATATTGGGAAGCAGTTGACGTAGCTGTCAAAGAATCCAAAGAATTACCAAAAATCGAAGATTTTCTGCCAAAACTGAGAGAAGACTGGTTGAAAGTGGATCCAAGAAAGTTTTTACCGGACGAAAAGCGTAGAACATTGTTCAAAGGTCTCTCGTTTATCCACTTTTGTGCAAAACAGTATTCTGCAAATGCGCCGTTGATTACTACTGCAG gtGGCAAGTCATGTGTGTATCCCACGAAGAGACCTTTGACTCCCCGAGATCTCACTGCAAAAAATGCCATTGTCATACTATATCCTGCCAGTGATTCTACACAACTTACTCAAGCTATCCCAGCTGATTATCCAATCATTC ATCGCAAGTTAGAAGCTGTCAAACGTAGAATGATTTCTGATTCTGAAATTCCAATCGCGGTTCTACATTGCAACACGGAAACGTATTGCAATCCGAAATATGATTTCGCCACATATTTAAAATCAGAGACTccaaacatttttctctctaataCGATAATTGAGAATACACAGGATATTGTTAATACCGATACAAgacaaattaaaagaaaaataattcctgAAACTTGCGATTCTCCAAACAATGAGAGTGTTTCGAAAAAGGTTCGCTTTGACGAGAGTGAAAGGAATATTTCTGGCAATATTATGACGACGCAGAACACTGATAATATAGAAtctaaatgcaaaataattccCGAAACTTGTGATTCTCAAACTAGCAAGAAAAGTTCGAAAAGTTCCTATCCTTTTGACGAGAGTGAGAGGAAATGTATGTCCGGCACTAATGAGAGTAATATTGCAATGAACAACGTGCAGAATGCCAGTAACAAAGAAATGAAATGCAAAATGACTGTCAAAACTTATGATTCtcaaaataatgagaacatTTCAAGTCAGGTTTTTTGCGAAAGTGAACAAAGATATGTTTCCGATACCAGTAGAAGTAATATTCTTACGAAAATTCAGaacaaaagtattataaaaaataattactcttCTAACGAACAGAAGAATATTTCCGACAGTAacacgaataatattttacctaATGACACCaataaacacaaaattattCCCGAGAGCTGCTGttctgtagaaaaaaatacaagcgaTATTTTTTCTGGCAAGAGCAATAATAAAGAAGTTCGAATTATTCCCGAGAGCTGCTGttctgtagaaaaaaatacaagcgaTATTTTTTCTGGCAAGAGCAATAATAAAGAAGTTCGAATTATTCCCGAGACTTGCGAATTTAATGAAGAACTCGTTGGAAACAATGCTGTTACAAAAAAAGAGCATCATATTGTCGAATTACAAGAAGAAAGTATGCTGCAAGAAAATGAGTATGGATTTCAACAGCAAGAAAATTCGATTGTTGAAAAagacaatttaaataaaaataatgataaatttgcGAGATGGAAAAGCTCTAAAAATGCCAAAACTCCGCACACTGTATCCATAAACGAGATTAATGACAGCGCAGCaactgatataaatataaaacaaggaAAAGAAAACAGTCTATTTGAAAAAGGTTGCTCTAGAGTTGAGTTGCAAGATTCattgaaaaagcaaaaattgaGTCCAGGCTGCAgttctgaaaaaaatcaagaagatAAAAGAGTGAAAGAGGATAAGATATATACAAAAGATAATAAGAAAGAAGAACTTCGAAAAACA ggCGGTAACAAAACATATCTAAATCAAGGATTTACGGATAAGATATTACGGAAAGATGTACCTTGTggcaagaaatttataaag atgTTCGTTATGAAACCAGAGAGGATATTAAGAAGGAACGAttttgttttgtaa